Proteins encoded together in one Labilibaculum sp. DW002 window:
- a CDS encoding ATP-binding protein yields the protein MKDLSMHIMDIIQNSVRAEASNVQLEIVESQKDDLFSIGIKDDGFGMSKEVLAKAIDPFFTSRTTRKVGLGISLLKQNAEQTGGSLNIWSKEGEGTQLEVIFSHSNIDRPVLGNIAETMMLLVGANPEMDFLYKHTTAEGEYVFDTKEVKEILEGVSLNDPNILVYLKEMINENINTII from the coding sequence TTGAAAGATTTGTCAATGCATATAATGGATATCATCCAAAATTCAGTGAGAGCTGAAGCATCTAATGTACAGTTGGAAATTGTAGAGAGTCAGAAAGATGATCTGTTTTCAATTGGCATCAAAGATGATGGGTTTGGTATGTCGAAAGAGGTGTTGGCGAAAGCGATTGATCCATTCTTCACATCCCGAACAACAAGAAAAGTTGGTTTGGGGATTTCACTATTGAAGCAAAATGCCGAACAGACTGGTGGAAGTTTAAATATTTGGTCTAAAGAAGGAGAGGGGACTCAACTTGAAGTCATTTTTTCTCATTCGAATATTGATAGACCAGTGTTAGGTAATATAGCCGAAACCATGATGCTGTTGGTTGGAGCTAATCCGGAAATGGATTTTTTGTATAAGCACACAACTGCTGAAGGTGAATATGTGTTTGACACAAAAGAAGTAAAAGAAATTTTAGAAGGGGTGTCATTAAATGACCCTAATATTTTGGTTTATCTAAAAGAGATGATAAACGAAAATATAAATACAATAATATAA
- a CDS encoding (2Fe-2S) ferredoxin domain-containing protein, whose amino-acid sequence MAKVKSLADLKKMKEDLQSKMDLREKSDAPDSMVQVKVGMATCGIASGAKEVMNFFIEESAKRGISAVVTQTGCMGYCFAEPTIEVIMPGKDPIVFGDVDVKRADEIIEKYVKNGELVDGIIPVNYNTID is encoded by the coding sequence ATGGCAAAAGTAAAATCTCTTGCAGACCTGAAGAAAATGAAAGAAGATCTTCAGTCGAAAATGGATCTTAGAGAAAAGAGTGATGCGCCAGATAGCATGGTGCAGGTAAAAGTAGGTATGGCTACTTGTGGAATCGCTTCTGGTGCAAAAGAAGTGATGAATTTCTTTATCGAAGAAAGTGCTAAGAGAGGAATTTCAGCTGTTGTTACCCAAACAGGATGTATGGGCTATTGTTTTGCAGAACCAACTATCGAGGTAATTATGCCTGGTAAAGATCCAATCGTTTTTGGTGATGTTGATGTGAAAAGAGCTGATGAGATTATTGAGAAGTACGTTAAGAATGGTGAGTTGGTTGATGGAATTATTCCTGTAAACTATAATACTATTGACTAA